A region of the Pseudomonas anguilliseptica genome:
TGGGTGCCAGGGTCGGGCGTTTGCCTGGGCTGTGGCCCAGCCGAAAGAAGCGTGCTAGACGTCGGCTTTCGGCTTCAAAGGCGTTTACCGGCAGGCTGTCGTAGTTACGCCCGCCGGGATGGGCGACATGGTACTGGCAACCGCCGAGGGAGCGGCTCATCCAGCTATCCACCAGATCGAATACCAGCGGCGCATGTACTTCGATGGTCGGGTGCAGGCAGTTGGCCGGCTGCCAGGCACGGAAACGCACGCCGCCGACAAACTCGCCGACCTTGCCAGTGGGCCGCAGCGGCACCGGTACGCCGTTGCAGGTCAGCACATAGCGGTCACTCTGCAGGCCGCTGAGCTTGACCTGCATGCGCTCCAGCGAGGAATCGACATAACGCACCGTACCGCCGCCACCGCCCTCCTCACCCAGCACATGCCAGGGCTCCAGGGCCTGACGCAACTCCAGTTCGATGCCCTTGACGTTGAAGTCGCCGGATTTGGGGAAGCGAAACTCGAAGTGCGGAGCAAACCATTCGCTGTGCAGGCGATAGCCACAGCCGTCCAGCTCCTGCAGCACGTCGGCAAAATCCTGCTCGATAAAGTGCGGCAGCAGGTAACGGTCATGCAGCTCAGTGCCCCAGCGCACCAGGCGTGCCGGCTGGTAGTGCTCGCGCCAGAAGCGTGCAATCAGCGCGCGAATCAACAGCTGCTGGGCCAGGCTCATCTGCGCATGGGGCGGCATTTCGAAGGCGCGCAGCTCCAGCAGGCCGAGGCGCCCGGAGGCGGAATCCGGCGAATACAACTTGTCGATGCAGAACTCGGCGCGATGGGTGTTACCGGTCACGTCCACCAGCAGGTTGCGCAGCAGGCGGTCGACCAGCCAGGGCTGGCAGTCGCGGCCAGCCTCGGGCATCTGCGCGAAGGCGATTTCCAGCTCGTACAACGCATCGTTACGCGCTTCATCGATACGCGGCGCCTGGGAGGTCGGGCCGATAAACAGGCCGCTGAACAGGTAGGACAGCGACGGGTGGTTGTGCCAGTAGCTGATCAGGCTGCGCAGCAGATCCGGCCTGCGCAGAAACGGTGAGTCCGCTGGCGTCGCGCCGCCGAGAACAAAGTGATTGCCGCCACCGGTGCCGGTGTGACGGCCATCGATCATAAATTTCTCGCTACTCAGGCGGCACTCGCGGGCCTGTTCGTAGAGAAACTCGGTGCGCTCGACCAGCTCACCCCAGCTGGCGGCCGGGTGGATATTCACCTCGATCACGCCGGGGTCCGGAGTCACGCGGAAGAACTGCAGGCGCGGGTCCAGCGGCGGCTCATAACCTTCCAGCAACACCGGGCATTTCAGCTCGGCGGCGGTGGCCTCGATGGCCGCCACCAGTTCCAGGTAATCCTCCAGACGCACCAGCAGCGGCATAAACAGATACAGCTTGCCGTCACGCGGCTCGGCGCACAGCGCGGTGCGCACCACACCGGCGGCGGACTGACCCAGCAGCGGGCGTTTGTTCGTGCTGGTCTGGCTGCCCGACCAGACACCGCGCGACTGCGGTTTGATCTGCGCCGCTGCCGGCAACGGGGCGAATTGCTGGCTCGGGTCTTCGGGAGTGATGTAGGGATAATCGGCCTCACTGACCCAGGGTTGCGAATCAAGCGGCAGGCGGTAGCCCAGCGCCGAATCGCCCGGTATCAGCCGGCAATGCTCATCACGCAAAAACCAGCTGCCACTCTGCCAGCCCAGCTGCTTGGCCTGCCGGGCCAGCGGCAGGATATGCCCGACGACCTTATCCAGCCCCTGTTCGAACACCTTGCGCAGCCGTTCGCGCTCCAGCGGATCAGCCAGACGCGGGTCTTCGGCGCTGACGTTGATCGGCAGCCTGCGCTCGCGCCACAGGTAGTAGAAGCGGTCTTCATAGGCCGGCACGCAGTATTTAGCGTCCACGCCCAGGCGCTCGGCCAGTAGGGCAAGAAAGTCGGCGGCCTTGGCCGCATCGACGCCGTAGTCTTTTTGTTCATCGGCATACAGCGCCGGGTTGTGCCAGATCGGCTCGCCGTCACGCCGCCAGTAGGCATTCAACGACCAGCGCGGCAGCTGTTCGCCGGGGTACCACTTGCCCTGACCGAAATGCACCAGCGCACTCGGCGCGTAATGCTCGCGCAGCCGATGAAACAGATCGCTGGCCAGGCGGCGCTTGTTCGGCCCCAGGGCGGCGGTGTTCCACTCCGGATCATCCGGGTAATCGAGGGCGACAAAGGTCGGCTCGCCGCCCATGGTCAGGCGCACGTCCTGCTCCTGCAGGTCCTCATCGATCTTTTGCCCGAGGTCGACAATCGCCTGCCACTGCGCCTCGCTGTAAGGCTTGCTCACCCGCGGCGCTTCCCAGATACGCTCGACCCACATCTCGTGGCTGAACTCGCATTCGCACTCATCAACGCCGCCGCTGATTGGCGCCGCCGAAGACGGCTCGGGGCTGCAGGCCAGCGGGATATGGCCTTCGCCGGCGAACAGCCCGGACGTCGGATCGAGGCCGATCCAGCCGGCGCCTGGCAAATAGACCTCGGTGCCGGAGGGGCCGTCGAGGGATTTCACATCGGCTTTCAGCTGAATCAGGTAACCGGAAACAAAGCGCGCCGCCAGGCCCAGGTGGCGGAACAACTGCACCAGCAGCCAGGCTGAGTCCCGGCAGGAGCCGGAGCCTTTCTCCAGGCTTTCCTCCGGGGTTTGCACACCCGGCTCCAGACGAATCAGGTAACTGATATCGGTGGAAAGACGCTGATTGAGTGCCACCAGAAAATCCACGCTCGGCAGCGGCGTGCGCTCGATGCTGGCCAGGTATTTGGCGAACAATTTCCCGGCTGGCAGTTTGACCAGATAGGGCGCCAGCTCCAGCTGTTCGCCCTCGGTGTAGGCGAAGGGAGTTTTCTCGGCGTAGGGCTCAAGGAAGAAATCGAATGGATTGAATACCGCCATCTCGGCGACCAGGTCGACCTCGATCTTCAGCTCACGGGTCTTTTCCGGAAACACCAGACGCGCCAGGTAGTTGCCCTGGGGGTCCTGTTGCCAGTTGATAAAGTGCTCGCCCGGCTCGACCTTCAACGCGTAGGACAGCACCCGGGGGCGGCTGTGCGGTGCAGGGCGCAGGCGCACGACCTGCGGGCCAAGATTGACCGCGCGGTCGTAGCGATAGTGGCTGACATGGTGCAAGGCGATATGAATCGACACAGCGGGCCTCCTGCGAGCCTGGGCGATAACCCAGCAGCGCAAGACTTATGCCAGTGACCCACGCCAGCGCTTGCGCGGCCTGGCGTACTCACCCGCCACTGACGCGCACCACAACAGGGCCAGGCATGCCCCAGGCCTGCTGCGGCGCACGAAAACAGGTCGCACACTGACCTCAGGGCACCACCAGAGCCGTGGGAGGGGCTTTAGCCGCGAAAACTGCTCGCCGCTGAAGCGCCTCCCACACCTAATAGCCCCTCAGCAATCCCCTTGCAGGCTGGCAATCCAGCGTTGCAGTACGTCCACACCTTCGCTATGCACAGTGGAGCGGCCCAGCTCCGGCATCATGATGCTCGGGTCGACACTTTCCACACGGAACAGCAGCACCGATTTATCCGGCTGGCCGGGGTGAATATCCACCAGGCGATCACCCGAGCCCTTGCCCGCCGCCACCGGCTGCTTGCACAGGCCATAGCTGATGCCAATTGCGGTGGCTGGATCAAGCAACAGCCCCGAAGTACGCCCTGGCCCTTTGGGGTTGTGGCAATGGCTGCAGTTGGCGTCCAGGTAACTGCGCGCCTGCTTTTCCAGGCTCTCGCCACTGCGCGGCGTCGGCCATAGGGCGTTTTGCGGCACGCCCTGCAACTCGGCCGGCACCGCCTGCAAACGGCCCTGCTGCTGCCAGTACTGCAACTGATTGTGCGTGCCGTCTGCGTAGGCAAAATCCTTGTTCAGATGGCGCGCCTTCGGCCCCAGCGGATTGACGCCCTGCCCTGCGGTTTCCTCATGACAGCCTGCACACTGGTTGGCGTCCGGTACCTGATAGGCCACCGCCTGAGTCTTGCCCTCCGCATTCAGCAGGCTCAACTCACGGCTGTCGCCAGCCCACTCCAGATGCGCCTCCTGCTGCTGTTCATCCCACACGTAGGGCAACGCCACCCAGCCGTCCTGCTGTTTGAGCAGGATACGTGTCTCGATCAACTGCACCCGCGCCAGCTCAAGGCCGCGCTGCGGGTCACGGTCATCCTGCTCGTTCAGCAGCAGACGGCCCTGGGCATCCTTGGGGTAGTAGAAGGTTTTGCTCAGCACCGTGCCGACCGGGTAATCGAAGTGCGCCTCGGCGTAGGTCGCCGCTGTCCCGGTCGGCATCCAGACGGTGCGCAGTTTGTGTGCATAGTCGGTGAACAACGGGGTATTCAGGTCGTAGGGCAAGGCCTCGGCAACGGGCGCGATAAAACCATCGGCGCGCTGCAGCATGCCCCACTCGCTGAGTGTTTCCGGGTAGTTGTCACCTTGCGGCAGGTACAGCGGCGCCGGCTGCTGCTCACAGCCGGCCAGGAGCAACAGCACACCCAGCAGCAACCTGCGCATCAGGCCCCCTGACCGGCTTCGGCCGAGGCCAGTTTGACCGCCGGCAGCGCTGGCAGGCTGCAACGGTAGTCGGCCATTTCGGTGCTGATATTCTGGAAGTTGTTCGGCCCGTCGACGTTGATCATCCCCGCCTCACCGTTATTGATGCAGATCGCCCGATCAGCCGGCAGCTTGCCGTCGACCAGAATGTCGAGGTTGACGTAACCATCCCAGAGGATATCCGGCAGGCGACCATTCAAGCCGAACTGGCTGACCTTCAGCGCCTTCAGCTCCAGGTGATCCGGGCTTTCACCACCGGGGCCGAAGCGGTTGCCGTGGATATGAATGCCTTCCGGGTAGGGATCGAAACTCTCAGCCGTGGACAGGTCGGTATAGCCGGTACTGAAGTAGCTGCTGATGATCACGTTGGCGGTCTTGTGGTTGCCAATGTCGTTGTCGAATACCTCGACATCATCGTTGGAGTTGATCACCACCCCGGAGCCTGCCGGCACGCTGGCTACCGGCGTGCCCTTGTGGCCGAAGTTCTTGTGGTTGTTGCCTTCGATCTTGTTACGGAACACCCGCGTAACCCGCCCGGCCTGTGGCAGGTTGGGCATGTTGAACACCAGAATGCCGCCGGTATTGCCGGTGGCGACGTTGTCATACACGTCGGCGTCGATGGTGTTCTCGATCTCGATGCCGGCGACATTGCGCTCGGCGCGGCTGTTACGCACCACCACGTTGCGCGACTGGCCGACATAGATGCCGGCATCCGATGCGCCGATGGCCACCGCGCCGTCGATCAGGGTATTTTCGGTCTGCACCGGGTAGATGCCGTAGGCGCCGTTCTCGGTGGCCGGGCCGTTGGTCCACTCGGTGCGCACGCGGCGGATAATGATGTTCTTACCGCCTACCACTTTCAGCGAGTCGCCCAGAGTGTCCTCAAAGGCGATGTCTTCGATGGTGAAGTCCGAGGCATCCACCAGCAGGCCTTCGGCACCGGATTTCTGCCCTTTGAAACTGAGGATGGTCTTGTCCATGCCCGCGCCCTTGATGGTCACGCCGCTGACTTTCAGGCTCAGGCTGCGGTCGAGCTGGTAGGTGCCGGCAGGAATCTCTATCACGCTGCCGGGCTTGGCCTTGATCAGTTGGGTCTGCAGGTCTTTCTGGAAATCCAGATCGGCCACTGGGGCCGGTTCTTCGCTGCAGGCGGCAAGCAGCACGGACAGGGCAAGCACGGAAAGCGGGGCAAGGCGCATGGCAATCTCCAGCGTATTCTTATTAAGTGGAACGATAGTACCAACTAATCAGAAAAAGCCAAGCCCTGCGCACGCCGCCCGACCAATAGCCCAGAGCGTCACGCATCCGTTACCATCGCCGGCAATTAAGCGAAGAGATGCGGCATGTATATCTATCGATTGGTACTGATCCTGGTGGTGGGGATCTACCTGTTCTCCCCGGCCATCATGGACTGGTGGATCGACCCCAATGGGGCCTGGTACCGCCCCTATCTGCTGTGGCTGATCCTGATAGTCGTGACCTTCATTCTTCAGAGTCAGCGTGATGCCGATGAGCTCTGACCTGCTGCGGCGCGACCTGCTTGAGCGCTCCTTCCCCTATTCGCTTCAGAGCCAACGTGATGCTGACGAGCTTTAGCCTGAGCCAGCTGATTCTGATCAGCGCTGCCTACCTTCTTATTCTGTTCGGCGTGGCCTGGATCAGTGAACACGGCCTGATTCCGCGCTGGGTGATTCGCCACCCGCTGACCTACACCCTGTCGCTCGGCGTCTACGCCAGCGCCTGGGCCTTCTACGGCACGGTGGGGTTGGCCTATCAGTACGGCTATGGCTTCCTCGCCAGCTACCTGGGGGTGTCCGGGGCGTTTCTGTTGGCGCCGGTGCTGCTCTACCCGATTTTGCGCATTACCCGCACTTACCAGCTGTCATCGCTGGCCGACCTATTTGCCTTCCGTTTTCGCAGCACCTGGTCCGGCGCCCTGACCACGGTATTTATGCTGGTCGGCGTGTTGCCGTTGCTGGCCCTGCAGATTCAGGCAGTGGCGGACTCCATCGGCATCCTTACCCGCGAGCCGGTGCAGGAGCGCGTCGCCCTGGCCTATTGCGGGCTGAACATTCTGTTCACCATCCTGTTCGGCGCGCGGCATATCGCCACCCGCGAGAAACACGAAGGCCTGGTGTTCGCCATTGCCTTCGAGTCGGTGGTCAAGCTGGTGGCGATCAGCGTGATCGGCCTGTACGCCCTGTATGGCGTATTCGATGGCCCACAGGACCTGCAATCCTGGTTGGTGCAGAACCAGTCGTCGCTGACCAGCCTGCACACCCCGCTGCAGGAAGCCCCCTGGCGCACCCTGCTGCTGGTGTTCTTCGCCTCGGCCATCGTCATGCCGCACATGTATCACATGACCTTTACCGAAAACCTCAACCCGCGCGCCATGGTCAGCGCCAGCTGGGGGCTGCCGCTGTTCCTGTTGCTGATGAGCCTGGCGGTACCGCTGATTCTCTGGGCCGGGCTGAAACTGGGCGCGACCACCAACCCGGAGTACTTCACCCTCGGCGTCGGCATTGCGGTCAACAGCCAGACTCTGGCACTGATTGCCTACGTCGGCGGCCTGTCAGCCTCCAGCGGTTTGATCATTGTCACCACCCTGGCGCTGTCCGGCATGGTGCTCAACCATGTGGTGTTACCGCTGTATCAGCCGCCGTCGGAAGGCAATATCTACCGCTGGCTGAAGTGGACACGCCGCGCGCTGATCCTGCTGATCATCATGGCCGGTTACGGCTTCTATCTATTACTCGGCGCCGAACAGGACCTGGCTAACCTGGGTGTCGTCGCCTTCGTCGCCACCCTGCAATTCCTCCCAGGCGTACTCTCGGTGCTGTACTGGCCGACCGCCAACCGCAAAGGCTATATCGCCGGGTTACTGGCGGGGGTCGGCGTGTGGGTAGTGAGCATGCTGTTGCCGATGCTCGGCAATCTACAGGGGCTGTACCTGCCCTGGTTCAACGTCATCTATGTACTGGATGACAGCAGCTGGCACCTGGCCGCCATCGGCTCGCTGGCGGCCAACGTACTGGTGTTCACTCTGGTGTCGCTATTTACCGAAGCCAGCCCGGAAGAAAAAAGCGCTGCCGAAGCCTGCGCCGTGGATAACGTGCGCCGCCCGCAACGCCGTGAACTGCTGGCCGCCTCGCCACAGGAATTTGCCGCGCAATTGGCCAAGCCCCTGGGCGCCAAGACCGCCCAGCATGAGGTCGAACAGGCCCTGCGCGACCTGCATTTGCCGTTCGACGAAGGCCGCCCCTACGCCCTGCGTCGCCTGCGTGACCGCATCGAAGCCAACCTCTCCGGGCTGATGGGTCCCAGTGTGGCCCAGGACATCGTCGAAACCTTCCTGCCTTATAAGGCCGGCAGCGAAACCTATGTCACCGAAGACATTCACTTTATCGAGAACCGCCTGGAGGACTACCACTCGCGCCTTACGGGCCTGGCCGCCGAGCTCGACACCCTGCGCCGCTACCACCGCCAGACCCTACAGGAGTTGCCGATGGGCGTCTGCTCGCTGGCCAAGGATCAGGAGATTCTGATGTGGAACAAGGCCATGGAAGAACTCACCGAAATCCCCGCCCAGCGCGTGGTCGGTTCACGCCTGAACACCCTGGGCGAACCCTGGCGCGGCTTGCTGGAACGGTTTATCGAACTGCCCGACGAGCACTTGCACAAGCAGCGCCTGGCCCTCGACGGCCAGACCCGCTGGCTCAACCTGCACAAGGCGGCCATCGACGAGCCCCTGGCGCCGGGTAACAGTGGCCTGGTGCTGCTGGTTGAAGACCTCACGGAAACCCAAATGCTCGAAGACAAGCTAGTGCATTCCGAGCGCCTGGCCTCCATCGGTCGCCTGGCCGCCGGGGTGGCACACGAAATCGGCAACCCGATCACCGGCATC
Encoded here:
- a CDS encoding DUF2126 domain-containing protein; its protein translation is MSIHIALHHVSHYRYDRAVNLGPQVVRLRPAPHSRPRVLSYALKVEPGEHFINWQQDPQGNYLARLVFPEKTRELKIEVDLVAEMAVFNPFDFFLEPYAEKTPFAYTEGEQLELAPYLVKLPAGKLFAKYLASIERTPLPSVDFLVALNQRLSTDISYLIRLEPGVQTPEESLEKGSGSCRDSAWLLVQLFRHLGLAARFVSGYLIQLKADVKSLDGPSGTEVYLPGAGWIGLDPTSGLFAGEGHIPLACSPEPSSAAPISGGVDECECEFSHEMWVERIWEAPRVSKPYSEAQWQAIVDLGQKIDEDLQEQDVRLTMGGEPTFVALDYPDDPEWNTAALGPNKRRLASDLFHRLREHYAPSALVHFGQGKWYPGEQLPRWSLNAYWRRDGEPIWHNPALYADEQKDYGVDAAKAADFLALLAERLGVDAKYCVPAYEDRFYYLWRERRLPINVSAEDPRLADPLERERLRKVFEQGLDKVVGHILPLARQAKQLGWQSGSWFLRDEHCRLIPGDSALGYRLPLDSQPWVSEADYPYITPEDPSQQFAPLPAAAQIKPQSRGVWSGSQTSTNKRPLLGQSAAGVVRTALCAEPRDGKLYLFMPLLVRLEDYLELVAAIEATAAELKCPVLLEGYEPPLDPRLQFFRVTPDPGVIEVNIHPAASWGELVERTEFLYEQARECRLSSEKFMIDGRHTGTGGGNHFVLGGATPADSPFLRRPDLLRSLISYWHNHPSLSYLFSGLFIGPTSQAPRIDEARNDALYELEIAFAQMPEAGRDCQPWLVDRLLRNLLVDVTGNTHRAEFCIDKLYSPDSASGRLGLLELRAFEMPPHAQMSLAQQLLIRALIARFWREHYQPARLVRWGTELHDRYLLPHFIEQDFADVLQELDGCGYRLHSEWFAPHFEFRFPKSGDFNVKGIELELRQALEPWHVLGEEGGGGGTVRYVDSSLERMQVKLSGLQSDRYVLTCNGVPVPLRPTGKVGEFVGGVRFRAWQPANCLHPTIEVHAPLVFDLVDSWMSRSLGGCQYHVAHPGGRNYDSLPVNAFEAESRRLARFFRLGHSPGKRPTLAPINNNELPMTLDLRLV
- a CDS encoding SO2930 family diheme c-type cytochrome, encoding MRRLLLGVLLLLAGCEQQPAPLYLPQGDNYPETLSEWGMLQRADGFIAPVAEALPYDLNTPLFTDYAHKLRTVWMPTGTAATYAEAHFDYPVGTVLSKTFYYPKDAQGRLLLNEQDDRDPQRGLELARVQLIETRILLKQQDGWVALPYVWDEQQQEAHLEWAGDSRELSLLNAEGKTQAVAYQVPDANQCAGCHEETAGQGVNPLGPKARHLNKDFAYADGTHNQLQYWQQQGRLQAVPAELQGVPQNALWPTPRSGESLEKQARSYLDANCSHCHNPKGPGRTSGLLLDPATAIGISYGLCKQPVAAGKGSGDRLVDIHPGQPDKSVLLFRVESVDPSIMMPELGRSTVHSEGVDVLQRWIASLQGDC
- a CDS encoding parallel beta-helix domain-containing protein gives rise to the protein MRLAPLSVLALSVLLAACSEEPAPVADLDFQKDLQTQLIKAKPGSVIEIPAGTYQLDRSLSLKVSGVTIKGAGMDKTILSFKGQKSGAEGLLVDASDFTIEDIAFEDTLGDSLKVVGGKNIIIRRVRTEWTNGPATENGAYGIYPVQTENTLIDGAVAIGASDAGIYVGQSRNVVVRNSRAERNVAGIEIENTIDADVYDNVATGNTGGILVFNMPNLPQAGRVTRVFRNKIEGNNHKNFGHKGTPVASVPAGSGVVINSNDDVEVFDNDIGNHKTANVIISSYFSTGYTDLSTAESFDPYPEGIHIHGNRFGPGGESPDHLELKALKVSQFGLNGRLPDILWDGYVNLDILVDGKLPADRAICINNGEAGMINVDGPNNFQNISTEMADYRCSLPALPAVKLASAEAGQGA
- a CDS encoding sensor histidine kinase, whose translation is MLTSFSLSQLILISAAYLLILFGVAWISEHGLIPRWVIRHPLTYTLSLGVYASAWAFYGTVGLAYQYGYGFLASYLGVSGAFLLAPVLLYPILRITRTYQLSSLADLFAFRFRSTWSGALTTVFMLVGVLPLLALQIQAVADSIGILTREPVQERVALAYCGLNILFTILFGARHIATREKHEGLVFAIAFESVVKLVAISVIGLYALYGVFDGPQDLQSWLVQNQSSLTSLHTPLQEAPWRTLLLVFFASAIVMPHMYHMTFTENLNPRAMVSASWGLPLFLLLMSLAVPLILWAGLKLGATTNPEYFTLGVGIAVNSQTLALIAYVGGLSASSGLIIVTTLALSGMVLNHVVLPLYQPPSEGNIYRWLKWTRRALILLIIMAGYGFYLLLGAEQDLANLGVVAFVATLQFLPGVLSVLYWPTANRKGYIAGLLAGVGVWVVSMLLPMLGNLQGLYLPWFNVIYVLDDSSWHLAAIGSLAANVLVFTLVSLFTEASPEEKSAAEACAVDNVRRPQRRELLAASPQEFAAQLAKPLGAKTAQHEVEQALRDLHLPFDEGRPYALRRLRDRIEANLSGLMGPSVAQDIVETFLPYKAGSETYVTEDIHFIENRLEDYHSRLTGLAAELDTLRRYHRQTLQELPMGVCSLAKDQEILMWNKAMEELTEIPAQRVVGSRLNTLGEPWRGLLERFIELPDEHLHKQRLALDGQTRWLNLHKAAIDEPLAPGNSGLVLLVEDLTETQMLEDKLVHSERLASIGRLAAGVAHEIGNPITGIACLAQNLREEREGDPELTEISEQIIEQTKRVSRIVQSLMSFAHSGSHQNSEEPVCLAQVAQDAIALLALNRRSVEVQFFNLCDSDHWVVGDPQRLAQVLINLLSNARDASPAGSAIRVKSERFEHTVDLIVEDEGSGIPKAIIDRLFEPFFTTKDPGKGTGLGLALVYSIVEEHYGQITIDSPADPEFQRGTRIRVSLPRHVEATSIAT